The Chryseobacterium indologenes genomic sequence GGGTTTTCTTCCTACAGGCATTTCATCAATAACCGATACATCAAGGTCGGAATAGAAACTCATTGCCAGAGTTCTTGGAATAGGAGTAGCCGTCATCACCAGGATATGAGGTGGAATTTTGTTTTTGGCCCAAAGCTTAGCGCGTTGTGCCACACCAAACCTGTGTTGCTCGTCAATGATGGCCAGCCCAAGGTTTTTAAACTTAACCTTATCTTCCAAAACAGCGTGAGTTCCCACTAAAATAGAAAGGCTTCCATTTTCCAGTTCTTCATGAATAATTCTTCTTTCTGCTGCCTTTGTGGATCCGGTTAAAAGGCGAATGTTAACTTCCGTATTTTCAAGCAATTCCTTTATGCCATTATAGTGCTGCTGCGCAAGGATTTCTGTAGGCGCCATAAGGCAGCTTTGAAATCCATTATCCATGGCAATAAGCATTGTCAGCAAAGCCACCATTGTTTTCCCGGAACCCACATCACCTTGCAGGAGCCTGTTCATCTGGATAGGTTTTTTCATATCCATACGAATTTCCTTTAAGACTCTTTTTTGCGCATTGGTGAGTTCAAAGGGCAGATGATTTTCATAAAAACCATTGAAATGATCTCCTATAATAGGAAAGGGATTACCCAATGACTGCGTTTTATGATGGAGCTTTTTTAAGCCATATCCGAGCTGAAAAAAGAAGGACTCTTCAAACTTTAATCTGAAATCTGCTTTTTCAAAATGTTCCATATCCTTTGGGAAATGTACATTCAGAAAGGCATGCTGTCTTGAGATGAATTTAAAAGTTTTCACCATGTATTCCGGAAAGTTTTCTTCAATCAGATTAGGAATTTCTTTGCATATATTTCTTAATGCATTCTGGAAGAACCTCTGGCTTAATCCTCTTTTGGTTAATTTTTCGGAGCTCGGGTAAATCGGTTTCAGGCGATTATCACTTTCTTTATTTTCTTCAGCTTCAATCTCCGGGTGGGGCATAGAAAACTGACGGTTAAAAACATTGATTTTTCCAAAGATATACACCTCACGGTTGATGGGAAGCTGTTCTTTCAGCCATTTTGAATACTGGAACCATACCAGATCCATGCTACCGGTGTCATCATTAAATTTTGCAGAAAGTCTCTTGGTTTTTCCGGTTTGAATTTCCTGTACCTGGGTGATTTTTCCTTTCAGCTGTATTTCAACACTGGTTTCCTCGTGAAGCTGGGAGATTTTATAGACTTTGCTTTTATCCAGATACCGGATAGGGTAGAAGTTCAACATATCTTCTACGGTGGATAGGCCCAACACACTTTTTATGAGTTTGGCTCTTTCCGGACCTATTCCTTTTACATATTCTATGGAGGTTTCTAAAGTCATT encodes the following:
- the recG gene encoding ATP-dependent DNA helicase RecG, whose product is MTLETSIEYVKGIGPERAKLIKSVLGLSTVEDMLNFYPIRYLDKSKVYKISQLHEETSVEIQLKGKITQVQEIQTGKTKRLSAKFNDDTGSMDLVWFQYSKWLKEQLPINREVYIFGKINVFNRQFSMPHPEIEAEENKESDNRLKPIYPSSEKLTKRGLSQRFFQNALRNICKEIPNLIEENFPEYMVKTFKFISRQHAFLNVHFPKDMEHFEKADFRLKFEESFFFQLGYGLKKLHHKTQSLGNPFPIIGDHFNGFYENHLPFELTNAQKRVLKEIRMDMKKPIQMNRLLQGDVGSGKTMVALLTMLIAMDNGFQSCLMAPTEILAQQHYNGIKELLENTEVNIRLLTGSTKAAERRIIHEELENGSLSILVGTHAVLEDKVKFKNLGLAIIDEQHRFGVAQRAKLWAKNKIPPHILVMTATPIPRTLAMSFYSDLDVSVIDEMPVGRKPIITAHRREKDRSYVYNFCKDEIKKGRQIYFVYPLIEESETLDYKNLMEGLEHVMDYFSDYNVTMLHGKMKPDEKDAAMAYFASGKAEIMVATTVIEVGVNVPNASVMVIESSERFGLSQLHQLRGRVGRGAEQSYCILMTSDKLSKESRTRIRTMTETNDGFKISEVDMQLRGPGDILGTQQSGVVDFKRLDLVKDSAIIKTTKNTVEKILEADPLLVRPDNLVMKNYYLRNYKGKNKWSKIS